The DNA sequence TGCTGCGCGAGCTCGCGCTCATCGATGATCTCTCCGGTCACCTGATCGATCATCAGATCCGGGTCCTGCTCGACCGCCGCAGCGGTCATGGTCGTGTCTGTCACAGCCCTACCTCTCGGTCAGGCTGAGCCACCCACCGTTCCTGCGGAAGTCCCTCCTTCCGGATGGTCAAGTCCGACCTGCGCGCCCGACCGATCTTCCACCACGAACGCGACGCGATCGAGGCCCACCTCACCGTCGTGTTCGCCGCTCTCGCCGTCTCCCGCCACTTTCAGAACGTCACGGGCGTGAGCATCAAGAAGATCGTCAAGACCCTCCGCCAGGTCCGCTCAGCGACCGTCGAGACAACGGCCAGCGGCTCACAATCGACCCGCAACTCCCCGACGACGCCCGCACCATCATCGACAAGATCACGCCAACTGGTCACTAACCGAAGTGGCACGAGTCAGGTCCGAGATGTGCCAAATTCAGCGTGCTCAAGAAATCCGCCACGCCAGACCAGTCCTCGAGGATTTGTGAGGAATCTACCACGGAACGAAGTTTCACCGCTACGTTATGTGAAACAGGCGCCCATTGTGGGCCATGTCCGAGCAAGAGCTGCACGTTGCTCGCGACTACTGAAGCATCGTAGTGTCGCTCTCCAGTTGTGTATTCGAATGGGGCCTGATCTGCCACAATAACCGCGCGCTCGACAGACACCGACGAGTGCAAGAACTGGTCGATTTGCATAGCCCTGGGCGTCCGAACGATGCCGACGCGCCCGACCACAGAGTCCGTTGTTGAGATACGAGCAAGTAACCCCCGGGTGGCAAGTCGATCGAGCTCCTGCGTGTGGCGAGCATTCCCTCTCTGCATCGGGTCATCGATTTCGATCATCCCAATCGAGTATCCCGCTTCTGTCAACTCCGCCAACTCAACGAGAATGGAGTCATACGATGCCCGAGGCTGCCTTCGAAAGTCTGCGACATATATTACATCGCACGACAAAATGCCGTCCCTTGATGGGAGGAATCCAAGCGGAGCAGGAAACGATCGAGCGTCAGGGTTCATCTCCAAATAGAGACTTCCACCACCCTGCTGCAAGCCGTGCCAGCCTGAGTACGCCTGCCTATAGACCTGTCGCGAATGGCTCTCGAAACCCATGCCCATGTCGCTCGCTGTGAGATTCCCGTCGCCCAGAAAGGAGAGCGCAAGCGGTGCGGGTGACACGGTCTCGATCTTGAAGTCGAATGCCAACTGCACGCGCTCTAGAAACTCGTTGTCAGCTCCCTTGCGCACCGTGTCCCAGAATCCGACGACCTTTTGAACTTCTTCGCGCCTGAACATCGCGCACGCGAAACTGGGATGAATAACGCGATCCGGCCCCCAACGAACAATAAACCTCAAGTCGCGGTCTACCCGAGCCCAGTTCGCTAGGCAAGCAACTGGTGCCCCCTCGCGCTCCATGTAGCGAACTTGAGTCTCGATTCGCTGCGGATGATGCCAATCGTCCTTATCAACAATCGTCACGTACTTCCCCTGCGCAAGCGAGTAGCCAACGTTGCGCGCCCAGTACGCTCCTCGATTCTCTTCGTTCAGGACGAGCCGAATCCGATCGCTTTGCGAGGCCCATCGCTTGAGCCGTTCGACGTAGTCAGTTTCTTGCCCGCTGCTATCAGACGCCGGAGAACCGTCATCGACGATAATCAACTCCAGATTGCGCCACGTCTGGCTCAGGACCGACGCGATTGCGACGTCAGTTTCATCGTTTGGCTCGTAAATGGGCATGATCACGCTCACCAACACGCTCTGCGGGTCTGCCGCGCGCGTCCCCGCACCCGTGAGTCGGTAAAAGGGTTCGGCTTCCCCTTCTCGCAATTCAATTCCAGCCAGATCATTCTCTACGTACATCCTGTTAATCAACGCGAGCCACTCTTGCTCTGTGCCATCACCCGACGCGTGCGGGTTCATCGTGTTCGCGACGAGCAACGCCTGATTCCTGCGGCGACCGGTATCCTTAGCGCGGACTACCAGAATGCGTCGTGCCTCCTTGGTGTTACCGGCTCGTGTGAGCAGGTCTCCGTAGATCGACCGATCGACATCTGAAAGTGCAGGTAGACCGA is a window from the Xylanimonas ulmi genome containing:
- a CDS encoding glycosyltransferase family 2 protein, with amino-acid sequence MLAYAATAGAFGARELAERVNGGANHRGRRLIKDAAVKWNAPAYLGFMQAIATQKPRIPNAEKIALEGYGHAVREFGLPALSDVDRSIYGDLLTRAGNTKEARRILVVRAKDTGRRRNQALLVANTMNPHASGDGTEQEWLALINRMYVENDLAGIELREGEAEPFYRLTGAGTRAADPQSVLVSVIMPIYEPNDETDVAIASVLSQTWRNLELIIVDDGSPASDSSGQETDYVERLKRWASQSDRIRLVLNEENRGAYWARNVGYSLAQGKYVTIVDKDDWHHPQRIETQVRYMEREGAPVACLANWARVDRDLRFIVRWGPDRVIHPSFACAMFRREEVQKVVGFWDTVRKGADNEFLERVQLAFDFKIETVSPAPLALSFLGDGNLTASDMGMGFESHSRQVYRQAYSGWHGLQQGGGSLYLEMNPDARSFPAPLGFLPSRDGILSCDVIYVADFRRQPRASYDSILVELAELTEAGYSIGMIEIDDPMQRGNARHTQELDRLATRGLLARISTTDSVVGRVGIVRTPRAMQIDQFLHSSVSVERAVIVADQAPFEYTTGERHYDASVVASNVQLLLGHGPQWAPVSHNVAVKLRSVVDSSQILEDWSGVADFLSTLNLAHLGPDSCHFG